A region of the Mus pahari chromosome 15, PAHARI_EIJ_v1.1, whole genome shotgun sequence genome:
TTTTCAAGTTGATTTGTCTAAGACGTTTTTGTCACACCAATGAAAACTCAACTAAACCTCAATTAAATTCTAAGGTTTTCGTTTTTATCAGCACAtacctgggtttcttttcttatatttcatAGGGAAAAAATCTTATTGCATACTGTAGATTTGTTTATCTgctttttctgtgcctttgatttTGTACATCTCATTTCCAAGGGGTTTTTTTCTACTCTAGGACAGTTAGGCAATTTCTGTTAAAGCCATTACCATGCACAACTAAGTttttagttttccattttttcctcAATATTATGTAATAATTGCAGGTGTCTTCCAAAATGGTGAAAATTCACATGGgagttattttcttctctctctctctctctctctctctctctctctctctctctctctctctctctcctctttttctctctctttctctcatattCCAAGCTGGCCTCACTTAGCTGACCTAGAATTTCtgaccatcctgcctctgcctcaaggactttgtgcacgctaggcaagcactctaccaactattCTTCCAGTTCTTAGTGAATATTAtatgcacattttctttatttccaccttgagttatttttcttttcatatttgcCTTCTTACTGCCTTACTTGGTGAGCATTAGCTTTCTGTTCCAGAATCTTTTTGTGACCTTGTCTAATCTTGGCTTGGTGATAAACCACTTGCTGGGCTAAGTGCCCAATGGACTGTTGAGCCATTATCTTTTTCCTTCTGTGCATGTTCAGGATAGATGACATTCAAAGCTGGGTTGCTTCATTGATCAACCATCCTTTGTAGTGTCATCCTTTCACAAGGACACAAATCCAATATAACACATTTGTCTTGAATctttggaaagaggaaaatacaCAACCTTCCAAATGTTCAAAAGTGAGTTGTTTGTGGTTCTTGCTTCAGTCAGGGGTCATAAACGGACTGAACTTCATTCCAACGAGAGCAGTGAAACAGTCTGTTTTACTTCTtatggatttaattttttaaaaatcactgatgCCTGTGGAAAGGATTGcctaaatttttaataaaaaatcttcacttgaaaaaaaactaaataatatgCTTAGCACCAATTGTCATTCATTTGAGCCAGTGAAAATCTCTATTGTCTTCCAATTGATATTAAAATTTGTAAACCTTGCCTTATCTATCTCACACAATTCTAGGAAGATGAAGTAAAACAACAACTTTGTGAAATCTTTTTTCAACAATGAAGTAATATAGTGAACAAAGGCTTGAAATTGTTTTATAAcatcattattttaattgttgTATTGTTTAAGGGATTACAATGGCATATGTGCATTTGGTACTTCATAGCatttaatgatgaaaataaattttaataaaaaatcacTTACAGGAAATAGCCCTAAAAATACAGAATGACTGATGAATAGGAGGATGAAGACTTAATAGGGTTCAAgtgaaaatttacatatttagcatttaaagaaaataagtttctGTCATATAGGAACTCAATGCTTAATACATAGGAACTctatatatcctttttttttttttttttttttttggtttttcgagacagggtttctctgtatagcccttggctgtcctggaactccctttgtagaccaggctggcctcgaactcagaaatctgcctgcctctgcctcccaagtgctgggattaaaggtgtgtgccaccacgcccggctcagaacTCTATATCTTAAGTATTTGAAGGAAATGAGGATTATCATTTCAAAgaactggttttatttttcatgaccGAAGATACAAATAATGTTATGGGTTACCAAGCAGAAAATGGTGAAATCTTTAATTGTCAGAGGAATTACAAGAAAGGGACTCTTAATGACATGGGAAAGTCTTTGATTGGCTCTCCTCAAAAGTAAGCTGAGGGTGACTAGGTAGGTGCAGTactgcacttttttttctttctattgattctttgtaagtttcacatcatgtaccccaatctcaCTCAGCTTCCTGTGCCCTCACCTCCAGCCTTTGCCCttgcaacacccccccccaaataaaaccacAAGCAAACAaaggcatagaaaacatctcatcatggaatcTGTCTTATCCCACAGTATAGCCCTATGTCTTCActttcaaatgttcattgcaatgcaTCATTGCtctggtttgagatctctgggTTTGTGACACCATTAATACTGAATCTTCACTAGGACATCCtccctgttattttgttgttgcccCATGTTGTGGAGATCCTTCAGCTTTGTATAAGCAGGACCAACCCTTTCGCCTATCCCAACTGTTCGCAGGCAATATATATTAGAGGATGGACCAActcaaaaccctggatctggCCTGGATAGTAGCTGAGCTAGTCAGCGCTCTGGCTCTCCCTTATCTGGGTGGTGCACATCTTAATTACAGAACCCAGAagactgaagcaagagaattataagtctgaagccagcctatgctacatagtgagaagcGCCTCAAAGGGGGAAGGAGTTGAATTGATAGCCAAGGAATTAATAAAGTCATGAAGATTCAATAACTGGCTGAGTTGTTAATTGAATTTTTCCCAATCCTGAGTTAGAAGATTCAATAATCTGGCAATAGAGTGGGTTGATTATTTGCACACCTGAATGTGAAATGCTCTAAAACCTAGTTTAGAATACATGTTGAAAATGTATGATTCTCTCCTTTGTAACCTGATGTTGaaagtaataataaagataaattagGAGGCTGAAAATAATTTGCGAACTCTTCACAATACCCTGTGTCAGTCTTCAgcactacaaaaacaaataataatgagCTTGCCTTGTATATCTGAAGCCCTTTGTTCAAACATCACCACaacgaaaggaaggaaggaaggaaggaaggaaggaaggaaggaaggaaggaaggaaggaaggaaacagggaaagaaggggtagggagaagaggaagagaaagagaaaagaaaatggacaagaaaagaagagaacaacaaaggaagaaaaacaagactATTAAATCCTTCTTTTAGAGATGATCTTGTTATGTAGCAGCACAGTGTAGAATAGAACTccctgtgtggcccaggctggacttgaactcatggtcttcctacctccacctcccaaatgctagactACCATCATGCCTAACTAGTTTATGCTTTAATTAATAAGATAGGAGTAATCATGTTTTTCTAATCTGATGCTATGCCATTTATATTTCTATAGTTATGGAAGTGTTTATTTCCAACCCTAAGTTTTCAAATCTGGTTTACTTGAACAGTGTTGATAtgattctttgattttattttaacattaattttaaacatCCTATATCCTATGTATTAGTCATGTGAATTAAATGGCTTCCTACACAGATATGGCTATTGTTTTATAAGCTCTAAGAGAATATACTATTTTCACATGTCATTaattttgagtgatttttttaagCTACATCTTGAATATACATCAGCATTGCCAAAGCTAGCTAACTGGGTTTCGTGGTATATGACTAGTTTTTAGACTTTCACATGAGTTTCCTGTGACCATATAATTTGAACAAATGAAACATTTACTATAGAAAACCTGCAGAACGTATCAACTATTAAACATATGAAAATCATGAGCCAAAGGAGACTTTTTGACCAACCTACCATACAAATAATTAATACCAAGCTAAGCTGTCAGGGAGTTTGACCATACACTGGATTTTTGAATCGTCATGGAAACAAATCTGCAATATCATCTGGCTGTTTTATCATCTGCTGATCAAACACTATCATGGTGACAGTTGTCAAACGGAAGAATAAGCTAGCAGAGATAGTCAGTGTAAATACCTacatttttaatgagaaataaactaaacagaactccaaataaatgaTTCAACAGAAAATGTTACAGAGAATGCAAAATAATACATAGGGATATATTTGCAGTAGAGTTTtacaatagaaatttaaataacgTTTACATGTTTGCCTGACAAGGCTTAATTTTCTCtaattaaaatgtgaatttgTGCTTAAGAATGTAACCTCAGCGTTGCTTcctgaaagatatttttaaaatgtatttggattTATCCGCTAGTCAATaccttaaaatatatctttaaagtaTATCCGTGTTGTCTGGGATGAAGAAATTTAAGCAAACAGAAATTTGAAGAATTAAACATCTTTCTGTAAAAATCAGATTATTTTGCTTCAAGATGGTGCAGTAACTGAGTAAGGACTCTGCGCGCCGCTGTTCACCAACCATGAGATGGTGGTGACAGAGCTCAAACAGAACCACCGAGTTTACAACACAAAGAGAGGACAGACTGAGACAAGCAAGCCCTCCACCAAGCAACATCAAACTCAAACCGAATAGCTGGATTCCCGGATTCCCTTCCGCACACTGGGGTCCTGGCGGACACAGCTGTGTTCTCAGGCACCTTCCGAGACCTCTCAGGGTGTGAGCGAGATCCGCAGGACTACAATGGCGCCTGGACAGGGGGGCTGGGGATCGCACTACAGAGGATTTGTGCTGCTCTCCATTCTCATAGGGACCCGGTGGGAAGCCTGGGCAGGACAGATTCTCTACTCCGTGTCTGAAGAGATAGCTAAGGGATCTTTTGTGGGAAATATCACCAAGGATCTAGGACTGCAGCCTCAGGAGCTGACGGAACGCAGGGTCCGCATCATCACCAAAGGTAAGACCCAGCTTTTCTCTCTGAACCCGCGGAGCGGCAGCCTGGTCACCGCGGGCAGGGTAAACCGGGAGGAGTTGTGCGCTCAGAGCCCGCGATGTCTCGTGAGCTTTAACATCTTGATAGAAGACAAAATGAATCTTTTCCCTATAGAGGTGGAAATAATGGATGTTAATGACAATGCTCCCAGATTCCTAAcggaagaaataaatgtaaagataatGGAAAATGCAGCTCCTGGGATGCGGTTTCCACTTAGTGAGGCTACAGATCCAGACGTGGGCAAGAACTCCCTCCAGAGATACCAGCTCAGCCCCAATCACCACTTCTCCCTGGTTGTGCAAAGTGGAGATGATGGAACAAAGTACCCAGAACTGGTGCTGGAGAAGGCTCTTGATCGGGAAGAAGAGGGGCTTCACCATCTGGTCCTCACAGCCTATGATGGCGGGGACCCGCTCCGGTCTGGCACCGCCAGCATCCTCGTGACAGTGGTGGATGTGAATGATCACACGCCAGTCTTCTCTCTGCCCCTGTATCAAGCGACAGTCCCCGAGAACGTGCCAGTAGGCACAAGACTTCTCACCTTAAATGCTATCGACTTGGATGAGGGAATCTATGGGGAAGTGACTTATTCTTTTCGGAAAATAACTCCAGAACTTCTACAAATATTCCATCTGAACTCCCTGACAGGAGAACTGTCGACTTTAAAAGGTCTGGATTATGAGGAATCCAGCTTCTATGAGCTGGAAGTTCAGGCTCAAGATGGTGCTGGCAGTCTGAACAAGGCAAAAGTACTGATCACAGTTTTGGATGTGAATGACAATGCCCCAGAAGTGACTGTCACATCTGTGAGCAGCCCAGTCCCTGAAGACACGCCACCTGGGACAGTGATCGCTCTTTTCTACCTCCAAGACAAAGATTCGGGGAAGAATGGTGAAGTGACCTGCTCTTTGCCAGAAAACCTGCCTTTTAAGTTAGAGCGATCAATTGATAATTATTACAGGTTGGTCACAGCACGAAACCTGGACAGGGAAAAGATGTCTGTGTACAACATCACACTGAAGGCCACAGATGGTGGAATCCCTCCCCTGTCCACTGAAACTCGAATGTCCATTCACGTGTCAGACACCAACGACAACCCACCCACCTTTTCCGACTCCTCTTACTCCATCTACATCCCTGAGAACAATCCCAGAGGAGCCTCCATCTTCTCAGTGACTGCACAAGACCCAGACAGTGACAAGAATGCCCAAGTCACTTATGCTTTAGCAGAAGACACCATCCAGGGGGTACCGGTGTCATCCTATGTCTCCATCAACTCTGACACGGGAGTCCTATATGCCCTTGGATCCTTCGACTATGAGCAGTTTCGGGATCTACAACTTCAAGTGACTGCTCGTGACAGTG
Encoded here:
- the LOC110333163 gene encoding protocadherin gamma-A7 isoform X5, with product MAPGQGGWGSHYRGFVLLSILIGTRWEAWAGQILYSVSEEIAKGSFVGNITKDLGLQPQELTERRVRIITKGKTQLFSLNPRSGSLVTAGRVNREELCAQSPRCLVSFNILIEDKMNLFPIEVEIMDVNDNAPRFLTEEINVKIMENAAPGMRFPLSEATDPDVGKNSLQRYQLSPNHHFSLVVQSGDDGTKYPELVLEKALDREEEGLHHLVLTAYDGGDPLRSGTASILVTVVDVNDHTPVFSLPLYQATVPENVPVGTRLLTLNAIDLDEGIYGEVTYSFRKITPELLQIFHLNSLTGELSTLKGLDYEESSFYELEVQAQDGAGSLNKAKVLITVLDVNDNAPEVTVTSVSSPVPEDTPPGTVIALFYLQDKDSGKNGEVTCSLPENLPFKLERSIDNYYRLVTARNLDREKMSVYNITLKATDGGIPPLSTETRMSIHVSDTNDNPPTFSDSSYSIYIPENNPRGASIFSVTAQDPDSDKNAQVTYALAEDTIQGVPVSSYVSINSDTGVLYALGSFDYEQFRDLQLQVTARDSGDPPLSSNVSLKLFVLDKNDNAPEILYPTLPTDGSTGVELAPRSAEPGYLVTKVVAVDKDSGPNAWLSYRLLKASEPGLFSVGLHTGEVRTARALLDRDALKQNLVVAVQDHGQPPLSATVTLTVAVANSIPDVLADLGSIRTPSEPNDSDITLYLVVAVATVSCVFLVFVTVLLALRLWRWHKSHRLQASSGGGLEDVPASHFVGLDGVQAFLQTYSHEVSLTADSRKSHIIFPQPNYVDTLISQDSCEKSDSLLTSIDFQECKGEAPSSQQAPPNTDWRFSQAQRPGTSGSQNGDETGTWPNNQFDTEMLQAMILASASEAADGSSTLGGGAGTMGLSARYGPQFTLQHVPDYRQNVYIPGSNATLTNAAGKRDGKAPAGGNGNKKKSGKKEKK